From Treponema sp. OMZ 787:
TCTACTCCAAAAGAAATTACCTTTGCCTTTGAGGGCGGAATATCTCAGTTTGTGTCATACCTAAATGCCTCAAAACAAGTTTTCCCCAAAACTCCGGTTTTTATCGAAGGTGAAAAAAACGATATTATCTGTGAGGCTGCCCTTCAGTACAATGACGGATATAACGAAAACCTTCTTTCCTTTGTAAACGATATAAATACCCGCGAGGGAGGAACTCATCTTGAAGGCTTTAAGACAGCCCTCACCCGCGTAATGAACGAGTTTTTAAAGAAATATCCTAAACTTGTAAAAAAGATGGACAAGGAAGAAAAGCTCACGGGTGAAGATGTCCGCGCAGGTCTTACAGCCATCGTTTCCGTGAAAGTGCCCGAACCCCAGTTTGAAGGACAAACCAAGACAAAGCTGGGCAACAGCGATGTTCGCGGTATAGTTGACTCCTTTGTAAACGAAAAGCTCACCCTCTTTTTTGAACAAAACCCGAACGAGGTCGAAAAGGTTTTGGAAAAATGCGTTGCCGAGGCTGCAGCCCGAATTGCAGCCCGCAGGGCAAAGGAAGCTACCAGAAGAAAGAGCGGTTTGGACAGCTTCGGTCTCCCCGGAAAACTTGCAGACTGCTCCTTAAAAGACCCCGAATCTTGCGAGGTTTATATAGTTGAGGGAGACTCTGCAGGCGGTTCAGCCAAAAAAGGCAGGGACAGCAAAACTCAGGCCATCCTCCCCCTTTGGGGAAAAATGCTCAATGTCGAAAAAACCCGCCTCGACAAGGTTGTAAACAACGAGAAACTTCAGCCGATTATTGCCACCCTCGGCACAGGTATAGGCAAGGATTTTAATATAGAAAAACTTCGCTATCACAAGGTTATAATAATGGCCGACGCCGACGTTGACGGCTCCCATATCCGCACCCTGCTATTGACCTTCTTTTTTAGATATATGCCTCAAGTTATCGAAAAGGGCTATGTCTACATTGCCATGCCTCCCCTTTATAAAATTTCTCACAATAAAAAAGAATGGTATGTCTACAATGATGATGAAAGGGATTCGGTTTTGGACCAAATAGGGCGCGGAAACAATGCAGCTGTTCAGCGCTATAAGGGTTTGGGTGAAATGGACGGAACCCAGCTTTGGGAAACGACCATGGACCCTGCAAGGCGGAAGATGATGAGGGTTACCCTCCCCGATGCCGTTGAGGCCGATAGAATTTTCAGCACCCTAATGGGCGAAGAAGTAGAGCCCCGCCGAAAGTTCATCGAAGAAAACGCCGTCTATGCAAATCTGGATGTATGATAAATAGTTGATTAATTAATAAAAAAGTTTTGGTGGTATGTATGTTTGATGTTAATAGTTCTGTGCTCTTTTGGTTTGCAGGAGTTGTGATTCTCTTTGTTTTGCTGCAATCCGTCTTTTTTTTGGTAAAGGCTTTAAGGCGGGCAAAAGAGTTAAACATGCCCAAAAAAAAGATAAAGCAAATTATTTCCGGAGCGGCGGTTTTTACGATTGCTCCGGCCATTTCCATTATTCTAGGCATGATAAGCCTTTCCAAATTTTTAGGTCTTCCCCTGCCCTGGCTTCGCCTTTCGGTTCTAGGAGCCTTGACCTATGAGCTTACGGCAGCAAGCACGGCAGCCTCGGTCTTGGATATACCCTTGGATCAGCCGATATCAGATGCAGCAGCCTATACCACGATTTCTTGGGTTATGGCCCTCGGAATAATTTCTGGGATTGTGGTGATTGCTCTTTTTTTACCCAAGATGCAAAAAAATCTTATTCGAATGAAGTCCAAGGATGAAAAATGGAGCAAGCTCCTCATCGATGCCCTCTTTATGGGAATGATTTCAGCCTTTTTAGGAATGATATTTTCCGAAATTCGTCTGGGACTCAAGGGATGGATTCCCGTTTTTGTGATGTTCTTTTCGGCCATCTTAATGCTTATCTGCGGTTTAATCGTAAAGAAGACAAGGGCTAAATGGCTTGAAAGCTATGCTATGCCGATAAGCCTTTTGGGCGGGATGGCCTTTTCCATTCCGATTACAATGCTGATAGGTTAAATCAGCGGTTCTTATAGGGGGAATTATGCAAGATAAACAGATTGAATTCAGTTCATATGAAAAAAATATACATAGGTGGGGAAGAATATGGATGGTAGGAGCCATTATGATGTTTCTTTCTTATCCTCTTTTTACCTGTATTTATTATAATACTTGGCCCAACTTTTGGCTTCTTTTGAGGGGGCTTTTCGGTG
This genomic window contains:
- the gyrB gene encoding DNA topoisomerase (ATP-hydrolyzing) subunit B; the protein is MTKSNYSANNITVLKGLEAVRKRPGMYIGSTGPDGLHHLVYEVVDNCIDEAMAGFCDKILVVLEPNDIVRVEDNGRGIPVDIHPTEKISALELVLTRLHAGGKFDKGSYKVSGGLHGVGVSVVNALSVWMEAKVYKDGFEHYAKFEKGSILEPVKKIGETEKSGTVIRWAVDSSIFTETTVYNFEVLATRLRELAFLNSRISITMRDERLSTPKEITFAFEGGISQFVSYLNASKQVFPKTPVFIEGEKNDIICEAALQYNDGYNENLLSFVNDINTREGGTHLEGFKTALTRVMNEFLKKYPKLVKKMDKEEKLTGEDVRAGLTAIVSVKVPEPQFEGQTKTKLGNSDVRGIVDSFVNEKLTLFFEQNPNEVEKVLEKCVAEAAARIAARRAKEATRRKSGLDSFGLPGKLADCSLKDPESCEVYIVEGDSAGGSAKKGRDSKTQAILPLWGKMLNVEKTRLDKVVNNEKLQPIIATLGTGIGKDFNIEKLRYHKVIIMADADVDGSHIRTLLLTFFFRYMPQVIEKGYVYIAMPPLYKISHNKKEWYVYNDDERDSVLDQIGRGNNAAVQRYKGLGEMDGTQLWETTMDPARRKMMRVTLPDAVEADRIFSTLMGEEVEPRRKFIEENAVYANLDV
- a CDS encoding DUF5058 family protein is translated as MFDVNSSVLFWFAGVVILFVLLQSVFFLVKALRRAKELNMPKKKIKQIISGAAVFTIAPAISIILGMISLSKFLGLPLPWLRLSVLGALTYELTAASTAASVLDIPLDQPISDAAAYTTISWVMALGIISGIVVIALFLPKMQKNLIRMKSKDEKWSKLLIDALFMGMISAFLGMIFSEIRLGLKGWIPVFVMFFSAILMLICGLIVKKTRAKWLESYAMPISLLGGMAFSIPITMLIG